In Puntigrus tetrazona isolate hp1 chromosome 22, ASM1883169v1, whole genome shotgun sequence, one genomic interval encodes:
- the gipc3 gene encoding PDZ domain-containing protein GIPC3: MQESEKTTSAPEPMQNGEAMSPDAQDSRGPPGDESQGAVPSAPPLPQEPLPGPRPKLVFHTQLAHGSPTGRIHGFTNVRELYAKIAEVFEISASEILFCTLNSHKVDMQKLLGGQIGLEDFIFAHVRGETKEVEVVKTEDALGLTITDNGAGYAFIKRIKEGSTIDRIKTVCVGDHIEAINDQSIVGCRHYEVAKMLKEQPRGTPFTLRLVEPKKAFDMIGQRTRAPKSSEGKMVSGKETLRLRSKGSATLEEIPSEFEDKAIKKVDDLLESYMGIRDLELATTIVEAGKNKKNPDDFAEALDSVLGDFGFPDVFLFDVWGAMGDVKNGRI, from the exons ATGCAGGAGTCCGAGAAGACGACAAGCGCCCCAGAGCCCATGCAGAACGGAGAGGCCATGAGTCCGGACGCGCAGGACTCCAGGGGACCGCCGGGGGACGAGAGCCAGGGAGCCGTCCCGTCGGCCCCGCCGCTGCCCCAGGAGCCCCTGCCGGGTCCCAGGCCCAAACTGGTGTTTCACACGCAGCTGGCGCACGGGAGCCCCACGGGACGCATTCACGGCTTCACCAACGTCAGGGAGCTCTACGCCAAGATCGCCGAGGTCTTCGAGATATCCGCTTCTGAG ATCCTCTTCTGCACGCTGAACTCTCACAAGGTGGACATGCAGAAGCTGCTGGGCGGTCAGATCGGCCTGGAGGACTTCATCTTCGCGCACGTGAGGGGGGAAACCAAAGAGGTGGAGGTCGTGAAGACCGAAGACGCGCTCGGCCTGACGATCACCGACAACGGCGCGGGATACGCCTTCATCAAA agGATAAAGGAGGGCAGCACCATTGACCGAATAAAGACGGTGTGTGTCGGCGATCACATCGAGGCCATCAATGACCAGAGCATTGTGGGATGTCGACATTACGAGGTGGCGAAGATGCTGAAGGAGCAGCCGAGAGGAACTCCGTTCACCCTGCGCCTGGTCGAGCCCAAGAAAGCCTTCG ATATGATAGGCCAGAGGACGCGAGCGCCGAAGTCCAGCGAGGGCAAAATGGTGAGCGGGAAAGAGACGCTGCGGCTGCGCTCCAAAGGATCGGCCACGCTGGAGGAAATC CCCAGTGAGTTCGAAGACAAGGCCATCAAGAAAGTCGACGACCTGCTGGAGAGTTACATGGGGATCCGAGACCTCGAGCTCG CGACCACCATCGTGGAAGCCGGGAAGAACAAGAAGAACCCGGATGATTTCGCAGAGGCCCTCGACTCCGTTCTGGGCGACTTCGGCTTTCCCGACGTCTTTCTATTTGACGTTTGGGGCGCTATGGGAGACGTGAAAAATGGACGCATTTAA